TTCGAATATAGATACGCTGCTtagttttctatttctttctcCATGTTTATGCATAGACTACAAGTGTTGCAAGCTTACTGACTTAGTAAATGGGATAGAGAATTAGGTATCGTGGTTGAAGTAGATAAAATGTTACTCTTTTATGATTACAGTTGGTTTTTCTTTGACAGGATAAGTGGAGGAATTTGTTTCCTAGTAGCCAAGGGCCAAGAGATAAATCGAAGGCAACAAAGGCGAAACCGAATCCTGCTGATGCTCCTGCTACTCCACTGCCAACTTCACAGACCTCGGGTTCAGTTGCTCGGTCGTCCAAGGATGCATCTACAGATGTTGTTATGATAGACTCTTTAAGACCCTTTCCAGAGGGGATTAATGCTTCCAAGTAATTTTTCTCCACCACTATTGGCTTAAACACGTTTGTTTGTTTGATGTGTTATGTGCTTTACCTCAAAAACTTAGTGGAGTgcttattaatttagttttctaTGTATGTCTGTATGTATGTGCGTATATGTATAGCTGGAATCCTCAATCATAGGCAATTAAACTGAGTAAAGATTGTTTTGATATCACCAgtctttttttaatcttattgtCTCTGTCGTGAGTGCATATGCTTGTCAATGAGTTGGATAGCTAATTTAGCACTATAAGCATCTACTGTAGTACCAGGGTACGAAATAGATTGACGAAGATAATATATTTCATGCTGTTTAACTTAGATGCAAATACGTGTTGTGGTGTGCCATTAGTGAATAGGGGAGGCTCAAGAATAAGGATATGAAGGATGAAGGTGCAACAGTACCAAATGCAGTATTTTTGGACGATATAATGAGTTTTGGTGTTTGGTTTAGATGCTTGGACATCATCTTAAGAATCTGAGCTTTTACAAGTTCAAATTTACTTTCCATGTAACTTATTAACATTACTAGTTGGTTGGTGAAGTGGTTTTGCCCTAACAGGTAGAATAGAGCTTGTATGTATTTTATTGACAGCGTAACAGTAAACATATCATTATTAAAACAAAGACTTTAAATTTCGATAGTTCTGCATTATTTGGCTGCACTATTGATCGTTGGAGCCCATGTATACTAGGTTTTCAATATCATGAATTGACCTGGAGACCCTTGTAAGTTGTAATGCTTCTACACTGGCCAAGTTCTACAAAATGCAACTTTAAAGTGTACTGATCAGATAAGCTTCCTTCTAGAACAGTCCTGTCGACAATGATTCAATTTATACCAACAAACAGTAGAAAGGATTTTATGTAAGTTTGGGTGCGCTGTCAATGTGTACTTTTTGATCTAAAGTCTTATCTGATAATTGTAGATACATAACTACGGACCCTTAAAATGTCCTGAGCGACTTCTACTCACATTTAAGTTTAAAAGGACAGCTTCTCATTTCCTAAGCACGATAAATATCGTATTAGTCTGGAATGTTTTTCGTTTGACATTAGTATATCAATTGAGATGTTTGTTTTTCTGGAGTTAAGAACGCGGTGGGAAATTGTGGAACTTACTCATAATTGATTGATAATATTCCTATGTGCTTCTACTAGACTTCTAGTTGTGGTATTAAAGACAGTGATAATGAAGGAAGAcagaaatagaataaaaaatgtctTATTCTTGTATTTCCCTGATAAGCATGTTCTCGTATTGGCACACTCTCTGTCTTCTTGTGACCtgaatttcttgatttcttgtaaaattttaatatttatccTCTCTTGTAATGCATGACATTATTGTTTGGTGCAGGTACAATACAATGAAATTTGAGGCGTCGTCAACTCTTAAAAACCTAAATGATTTGGATTCTAGTGCAATAGCCAGCTTTATTGAGGTTGGTACATTTGGTTCTGATGAATATAGTTGCATGCTACAACTCAGTTTCTACTGAAATATTTTAGGGCCTCAATCTTCTAGTGAGATTATATTTGACCTCTTAAAGTTGTGTAAATATTCTAGAGTCtcattagtaatattttatttgttttatattatttcattggCTCCTTGAATTGGATTTTGTTAGCTATCATTTTCTGCACGTTGCTGGCATTTCACAGAATTATGGTTAGAAGCATAAAGATCGTAAAGCTCTTAATGTAGAGTTAGATACATTGAGCCTCTGTTTTAGTGTGAATATTAGAATTTCAGTTTGCTTTATTCTGCCGTTTTAAGCTGGATAGAGAAAGGCTGTTTGAATCAGAGATTGTTGTTGCCATGTGTTTCATTGTCTCTCATCTTGTAAATGTTTTTTGTgcttatgaatttaattttactttagtTTGTGCTCATAGTGCCTAAAGAGTAAAGATATTCCTGCTTCTGTGTTGAATATTCATGCAGCAAAAGCATGAGGTACCAATTCAGAGCATTGGTTGCCCTGTCGATACAGTGGAAGAGGCAGCAGCCTCCGCTGCCTACCAAATTGCAGTAGCTGAAAACAAATCATTTGTTGCTGTTGAATCTGTGAAAGAGTGGGAGAGAGTAGATAGAATGGCCCAAGACAATGAATCAATCCTACAATTCGCAACGGATTGTCTCAATCAAAGTAAACTTTCAAACCCTTGTATCGTTTTCTCTACCTCATACTGATTGATAACCTATTTATTCATCTATAAGAAACATGTTTCACCCATTTTATCCTCAGCGACAGGCGAAATATTGGTAATGGCATAAGAATTGTTGCTGCAGTGGTGGTGGCATTAAGGTTCGGTGTTCTGCAGTTCGTTACCAGAATCTTGCCATGGTTCCTGCTGAATTTCGATAGGTTATTTAAACTTTAGgatttgaaaatattactagCATTGCTTGTGTAGTTTTGTAGAAGGTGCCTAGGGTTTCGTATTTATAGCATTTCTCGTCGTTTTGTTTTGCAACGACAAGAGCATCCTGAACGAGTTACAAACCCAGTCAAATAGTTAGGGAACATCTCGGAGCTCTTTCTTTCTCTGTAGCGTTTGAATGCACGAAGAAACTCCTTCGTGTAGTTGAACCTCGATAAGGTGTCATCATCCGCCAACAAAAAGTAAACCTCATCCAAATCCTTATCCTGCTCATAGGGCTTGAAACTTCTGCACAATATATCATCTAAAGAGTTTCTAAAGTcagaaagataaaaagaagCAGAATCTTGATAtggatttttttgttggattcaTATCCTCACTGCCATTTTCAACTACTACAACAACAGAGcacttttctctcttaatcACTACCAATGTTTTTGGCcagaaaaatttgaataacaGCATAACAATTTTCACTACTAAACTCTTAAGCTAAAAAGTGTGCATAAGAGTAAGAGTTAAAGGTGATATTAATAAGTATcgtaatactccttccgtcccccattaggagtagcactttgaccgggcacgagttttaagaaattgaaagaaaagttgattgaaaaaattagtggaatgtgagatccacttttttgtattggttttataataaattgtgagtgaagtgagttagcgGAATGTGATActtacttactatttatggtaaaaatgtagtgctactcttaattggggatgaaccaaaatggaaattaataactcttattcggggacggagggagtaataatattattccGAAACGCATAAATTCTTTTACGTCTTAATTCTTTTAACAAAATCATCATAAAGAATGATAGAGGGCTATAACAAATTATACAATCAATAATTATTGGAAATGAGATATGATGATTATCAAGTCAATGTAGCATAAGATTTAGAActcttaataataattataaaaccaCCGTTTTTCAGGAAAAAAACCGTTGGTATTAGTTCTCCTAATAAGCAATCAGAATCTAGAATGATAGATAGAAGTAGAAAACTAGAAACATACACTCAAACTGAGAAATTTCGATGAGAACTATTGCATCAGTGTTCTGCAATTTTGAAATAGTtccatgaaatttaatttggataaaaatGTGTATATGAGGTATCAAGCATGGACAAAACAATTGATGATTCAAATGACGCAGTTTCttgacacacaaaataaagtagtttcattagaaagaaaattctttttccttgcatttttcttttcttttactcTCGGGAAATGTGGATTGACGTTGTGTACTTGTCACTTAGGGCTAGGGTAATAAGTTGTCGTGGATTACCTAGAGGTGTTAGGATCATCGAATGCTTATCCGAATTCCACATTTGTTTAAATAATGTACGTTTTGTGCTAAGCTGACACATGCACAGATTGACTTTTAGTTACTCTCGTAAAATCTCAAACTAATTGAGAACAATATAGCAACAACGACATATTGGCTCCTAGCAATTGCACAGCATCGCCACTGTCCCTAGCAATGATGTAGCCTTGTTGCGCAATTCATGAATTCTTGCGGTTCTCATCACGACACTCACACTAGGGTTGATGTAATGTTGAATCACAAAACCACCAAATTCGttttattttggttattttgtctcattttgtttaattagaCTTTGTATGGgcttttttctttaattagaTAGAAAATACGTAGAAGAGTTCTTAGTTTGACTACTAGCTAGATTCTAGAGATCTTGCATTTTCTGTTTggttttaaatagaaaaaaactaCTGGAGTTAGTGGTCCAGCACGAATTTACAATGCAAATGGTTAAACTATGAAAAAATAGGCGTACAtgtaaaaatttatactatgaTTTATACATTACACCATGATTCATGATtgacataataataatcaatCGTACATGCAGCATATGAATATGCATAGGGTGTATTTTATTCcttaaatcaaatttcaccCATTTGATCAATGCACAGTTTATATGGACTTACGATATTCCACATTAAGACATTTCTATCCCAAGCACAGTTTGCACcttttttaatactaatagtagtagtattaagtTTTGGATACATTTAACTACTTTTGTCTATGTTTTTTGGGGtaaatatatgtgtgtgttttatatttacataattcGCTTACCATTTTTTAGTGCTTGTCGAACtaatttttctgaattttcaGATGTTCATTTTGatcattcaaattatttttcttgaatgTTCCTCTCTAAATGAtacatttccaaaaataaaaatatcactccctatttatttatattcttatcttattcTCTTGCTTAAActaacaaaacaacactaaataaaatatccgGAAAAGATATGCTTCACTTAGAGTGTGACGAAGGAAGtactatactactaataaagaGTAGTACttgaatgataaaatttgtTGGGTTGAGTCGTGAGTGAACTAGTATATATATCTGCAATTCTGCATGTGCTGAAATTGAGAGAATAAATTCTGTTAGCATTTCATATTTAGCAATTCAGTTGGGCAAATTAGTCACGTTCTAAGCGTGATCGCCCttcacctctctctctctctcggaAGATACAGTACCTGCTGCCGCGAAGATGTACGGACAAAGCCTCGCTCGTTTCATCATCGGCATTGTTGGTTTGTGcttcatctctctctttctttgcGTTTTTGCATGTATGCGTATGTGAGTTTGAGCTTTTTTCCTTCGCTCCAGAACTGACTGAGCATGaattagatttgatttttcGGCGATTGATATAGCTTGAGTTTATCTAGCTTACTGAGAAGAAGATCgatttgttttcttccatTTGTATCGTGATTTTAGCGCCATTTTTTCACCGATTGTTGATTCATTATGTGGAATATTCTACTCTATCATAAGAGTAAACACGATTGTTGTTTTC
The nucleotide sequence above comes from Salvia hispanica cultivar TCC Black 2014 chromosome 5, UniMelb_Shisp_WGS_1.0, whole genome shotgun sequence. Encoded proteins:
- the LOC125187068 gene encoding telomere repeat-binding factor 4-like → MGNPKQKWTAEEEEALRAGVAKHGAGKWKIIHRDPEFHHLLSSRSNIDLKDKWRNLFPSSQGPRDKSKATKAKPNPADAPATPLPTSQTSGSVARSSKDASTDVVMIDSLRPFPEGINASKYNTMKFEASSTLKNLNDLDSSAIASFIEQKHEVPIQSIGCPVDTVEEAAASAAYQIAVAENKSFVAVESVKEWERVDRMAQDNESILQFATDCLNQTTGEILVMA